From the Hevea brasiliensis isolate MT/VB/25A 57/8 chromosome 15, ASM3005281v1, whole genome shotgun sequence genome, one window contains:
- the LOC110656998 gene encoding nuclear transcription factor Y subunit B-9 isoform X1: MERGGRFPRYRRHAKQPAASSSTSSGKVSIPTDMSFLQANANPSSTISPNKANVESNSSTAAQAAHPQPVTVREQDQYMPIANVIRIMRRILPAHAKISDDAKETIQECVSEYISFITGEANERCQREQRKTITAEDVLWAMGKLGFDDYVEPLTVFLNRYRETENERSYIRDPILKRSSVGVVEYESLGMPPYIPSYPRGPPPQGIFDGAMMGGYYKDTSDSAAGIGGSSDSNSLANFDPFAQFK; the protein is encoded by the exons atggaacGTGGAGGCAGGTTTCCTCGCTATCGCAGGCATGCAAAACAACCAGCAGCGAGCTCTAGCACCAGCTCCGGTAAAGTTTCGA TTCCAACAGACATGAGTTTCCTGCAAGCAAACGCCAATCCCTCCAGCACGATCAGCCCTAACAAGGCCAACGTGGAGAGCAACTCGTCGACTGCAGCGCAAGCCGCTCATCCCCAACCTGTTACGGTCCGCGAACAAGACCAGTATATGCCAATAGCTAATGTGATTCGCATCATGCGTCGCATCCTTCCAGCTCATGCTAAAATCTCTGATGATGCTAAGGAAACTATCCAGGAATGCGTCTCCGAGTACATAAGCTTCATCACTGGAGAGGCCAATGAACGTTGTCAGCGGGAGCAACGCAAGACTATCACTGCTGAGGACGTGCTTTGGGCTATGGGAAAGCTGGGTTTTGATGACTATGTTGAACCTCTCACAGTGTTCCTCAACCGCTACCGTGAAACGGAGAATGAGCGTAGCTATATACGTGATCCCATCCTGAAGCGCAGTAGCGTTGGAGTTGTGGAATATGAAAGTCTAGGGATGCCTCCTTACATACCAAGTTATCCCAGGGGGCCTCCTCCGCAGGGAATTTTTGATGGTGCAATGATGGGTGGGTACTACAAGGATACATCTGATTCTGCTGCCGGCATTGGTGGTTCCTCTGATTCAAATTCCCTCGCCAACTTTGATCCATTTGCTCAGTTTAAGTGA
- the LOC110656998 gene encoding nuclear transcription factor Y subunit B-9 isoform X2, with translation MERGGRFPRYRRHAKQPAASSSTSSVPTDMSFLQANANPSSTISPNKANVESNSSTAAQAAHPQPVTVREQDQYMPIANVIRIMRRILPAHAKISDDAKETIQECVSEYISFITGEANERCQREQRKTITAEDVLWAMGKLGFDDYVEPLTVFLNRYRETENERSYIRDPILKRSSVGVVEYESLGMPPYIPSYPRGPPPQGIFDGAMMGGYYKDTSDSAAGIGGSSDSNSLANFDPFAQFK, from the exons atggaacGTGGAGGCAGGTTTCCTCGCTATCGCAGGCATGCAAAACAACCAGCAGCGAGCTCTAGCACCAGCTCCG TTCCAACAGACATGAGTTTCCTGCAAGCAAACGCCAATCCCTCCAGCACGATCAGCCCTAACAAGGCCAACGTGGAGAGCAACTCGTCGACTGCAGCGCAAGCCGCTCATCCCCAACCTGTTACGGTCCGCGAACAAGACCAGTATATGCCAATAGCTAATGTGATTCGCATCATGCGTCGCATCCTTCCAGCTCATGCTAAAATCTCTGATGATGCTAAGGAAACTATCCAGGAATGCGTCTCCGAGTACATAAGCTTCATCACTGGAGAGGCCAATGAACGTTGTCAGCGGGAGCAACGCAAGACTATCACTGCTGAGGACGTGCTTTGGGCTATGGGAAAGCTGGGTTTTGATGACTATGTTGAACCTCTCACAGTGTTCCTCAACCGCTACCGTGAAACGGAGAATGAGCGTAGCTATATACGTGATCCCATCCTGAAGCGCAGTAGCGTTGGAGTTGTGGAATATGAAAGTCTAGGGATGCCTCCTTACATACCAAGTTATCCCAGGGGGCCTCCTCCGCAGGGAATTTTTGATGGTGCAATGATGGGTGGGTACTACAAGGATACATCTGATTCTGCTGCCGGCATTGGTGGTTCCTCTGATTCAAATTCCCTCGCCAACTTTGATCCATTTGCTCAGTTTAAGTGA
- the LOC110656997 gene encoding nicotinamide/nicotinic acid mononucleotide adenylyltransferase isoform X3, which produces MDLELPMDKVSLGSNNTPDDSKINVVLVATGSFNPPTFMHLRMFELARDALHSEGYHVVAAYMSPVSDAYKKQANQSTYQRTLTILKRIESYFIDNKRLISRGSCLFVVLIYSNHLAYLDFGLLSRFYVLQSMLFGWKVRTICREYGVVCICREGQDVEKIISDNEILNENRSNIKVVDELVSNSISSTRLRYCISRGLSIKYLTIDGVIEYIREHRLYMNSIEK; this is translated from the exons ATGGATCTCGAACTGCCAATGGACAAAGTATCTCTTGGATCGAATAACACACC GGATGATAGCAAGATAAATGTAGTTCTTGTAGCTACCGGTAGTTTCAATCCTCCAACTTTTATGCACTTGAGAATGTTTG AGCTGGCGAGGGATGCTTTGCATTCAGAGGGCTACCATGTTGTTGCGGCCTACATGTCACCTGTTAGTGATGCATATAAAAAGCAG GCAAACCAAAGTACCTACCAACGCACTTTGACTATCTTGAAAAGAATTGAGAGTTACTTTATTGATAATAAACGACTGATATCCAGGG GGTCATGCTTGTTTGTGGTTCTGATTTACTCCAATCATTTAGCATACCTGGATTTTGGATTACTGAGCAG GTTTTATGTCCTTCAAAGCATGTTGTTTGGATGGAAG GTAAGGACTATATGCAGAGAATATGGCGTGGTTTGCATTTGCAGAGAAGGTCAGGATGTTGAGAAAATCATATCTGATAATGAAATCCTGAATGAAAACAGG AGTAACATCAAAGTAGTGGATGAACTTGTATCAAACTCAATCAGCTCAACAAGATTGag GTATTGCATTTCTAGAGGGTTGTCAATAAAATATTTAACTATAGATGGGGTGATAGAATACATTAGAGAACATCGATTGTACATGAACtcaattgagaaatga
- the LOC110656997 gene encoding nicotinamide/nicotinic acid mononucleotide adenylyltransferase isoform X1, translating to MDLELPMDKVSLGSNNTPDDSKINVVLVATGSFNPPTFMHLRMFELARDALHSEGYHVVAAYMSPVSDAYKKQSLISGEHRLRMCNLASESSDFIMVDPWEANQSTYQRTLTILKRIESYFIDNKRLISRGSCLFVVLIYSNHLAYLDFGLLSRFYVLQSMLFGWKVRTICREYGVVCICREGQDVEKIISDNEILNENRSNIKVVDELVSNSISSTRLRYCISRGLSIKYLTIDGVIEYIREHRLYMNSIEK from the exons ATGGATCTCGAACTGCCAATGGACAAAGTATCTCTTGGATCGAATAACACACC GGATGATAGCAAGATAAATGTAGTTCTTGTAGCTACCGGTAGTTTCAATCCTCCAACTTTTATGCACTTGAGAATGTTTG AGCTGGCGAGGGATGCTTTGCATTCAGAGGGCTACCATGTTGTTGCGGCCTACATGTCACCTGTTAGTGATGCATATAAAAAGCAG AGCCTCATATCTGGTGAACATCGCTTGCGGATGTGTAATTTAGCATCTGAAAGTTCCGATTTCATAATGGTTGATCCATGGGAG GCAAACCAAAGTACCTACCAACGCACTTTGACTATCTTGAAAAGAATTGAGAGTTACTTTATTGATAATAAACGACTGATATCCAGGG GGTCATGCTTGTTTGTGGTTCTGATTTACTCCAATCATTTAGCATACCTGGATTTTGGATTACTGAGCAG GTTTTATGTCCTTCAAAGCATGTTGTTTGGATGGAAG GTAAGGACTATATGCAGAGAATATGGCGTGGTTTGCATTTGCAGAGAAGGTCAGGATGTTGAGAAAATCATATCTGATAATGAAATCCTGAATGAAAACAGG AGTAACATCAAAGTAGTGGATGAACTTGTATCAAACTCAATCAGCTCAACAAGATTGag GTATTGCATTTCTAGAGGGTTGTCAATAAAATATTTAACTATAGATGGGGTGATAGAATACATTAGAGAACATCGATTGTACATGAACtcaattgagaaatga
- the LOC110656997 gene encoding nicotinamide/nicotinic acid mononucleotide adenylyltransferase isoform X4, whose translation MDLELPMDKVSLGSNNTPDDSKINVVLVATGSFNPPTFMHLRMFELARDALHSEGYHVVAAYMSPVSDAYKKQANQSTYQRTLTILKRIESYFIDNKRLISREFLRVMLVCGSDLLQSFSIPGFWITEQVRTICREYGVVCICREGQDVEKIISDNEILNENRSNIKVVDELVSNSISSTRLRYCISRGLSIKYLTIDGVIEYIREHRLYMNSIEK comes from the exons ATGGATCTCGAACTGCCAATGGACAAAGTATCTCTTGGATCGAATAACACACC GGATGATAGCAAGATAAATGTAGTTCTTGTAGCTACCGGTAGTTTCAATCCTCCAACTTTTATGCACTTGAGAATGTTTG AGCTGGCGAGGGATGCTTTGCATTCAGAGGGCTACCATGTTGTTGCGGCCTACATGTCACCTGTTAGTGATGCATATAAAAAGCAG GCAAACCAAAGTACCTACCAACGCACTTTGACTATCTTGAAAAGAATTGAGAGTTACTTTATTGATAATAAACGACTGATATCCAGGG AATTCCTCAGGGTCATGCTTGTTTGTGGTTCTGATTTACTCCAATCATTTAGCATACCTGGATTTTGGATTACTGAGCAG GTAAGGACTATATGCAGAGAATATGGCGTGGTTTGCATTTGCAGAGAAGGTCAGGATGTTGAGAAAATCATATCTGATAATGAAATCCTGAATGAAAACAGG AGTAACATCAAAGTAGTGGATGAACTTGTATCAAACTCAATCAGCTCAACAAGATTGag GTATTGCATTTCTAGAGGGTTGTCAATAAAATATTTAACTATAGATGGGGTGATAGAATACATTAGAGAACATCGATTGTACATGAACtcaattgagaaatga
- the LOC110656997 gene encoding nicotinamide/nicotinic acid mononucleotide adenylyltransferase isoform X2: MDLELPMDKVSLGSNNTPDDSKINVVLVATGSFNPPTFMHLRMFELARDALHSEGYHVVAAYMSPVSDAYKKQSLISGEHRLRMCNLASESSDFIMVDPWEANQSTYQRTLTILKRIESYFIDNKRLISREFLRVMLVCGSDLLQSFSIPGFWITEQVRTICREYGVVCICREGQDVEKIISDNEILNENRSNIKVVDELVSNSISSTRLRYCISRGLSIKYLTIDGVIEYIREHRLYMNSIEK, translated from the exons ATGGATCTCGAACTGCCAATGGACAAAGTATCTCTTGGATCGAATAACACACC GGATGATAGCAAGATAAATGTAGTTCTTGTAGCTACCGGTAGTTTCAATCCTCCAACTTTTATGCACTTGAGAATGTTTG AGCTGGCGAGGGATGCTTTGCATTCAGAGGGCTACCATGTTGTTGCGGCCTACATGTCACCTGTTAGTGATGCATATAAAAAGCAG AGCCTCATATCTGGTGAACATCGCTTGCGGATGTGTAATTTAGCATCTGAAAGTTCCGATTTCATAATGGTTGATCCATGGGAG GCAAACCAAAGTACCTACCAACGCACTTTGACTATCTTGAAAAGAATTGAGAGTTACTTTATTGATAATAAACGACTGATATCCAGGG AATTCCTCAGGGTCATGCTTGTTTGTGGTTCTGATTTACTCCAATCATTTAGCATACCTGGATTTTGGATTACTGAGCAG GTAAGGACTATATGCAGAGAATATGGCGTGGTTTGCATTTGCAGAGAAGGTCAGGATGTTGAGAAAATCATATCTGATAATGAAATCCTGAATGAAAACAGG AGTAACATCAAAGTAGTGGATGAACTTGTATCAAACTCAATCAGCTCAACAAGATTGag GTATTGCATTTCTAGAGGGTTGTCAATAAAATATTTAACTATAGATGGGGTGATAGAATACATTAGAGAACATCGATTGTACATGAACtcaattgagaaatga